From the Pedobacter cryoconitis genome, one window contains:
- a CDS encoding helix-turn-helix domain-containing protein, with protein MIEMQIISKKIQYLRQQKRWNQSILAEKLKLSVPAVSKIETGMTDINMSRLMQIAEIFEVTLMELLSTDEQYMPSAEYQEAGAIRAKLMLREDEITQLQKKLIDLYEVCRKDLL; from the coding sequence ATGATAGAAATGCAGATTATAAGCAAAAAAATCCAATACCTCCGGCAGCAAAAGCGCTGGAATCAAAGTATTCTGGCAGAGAAACTTAAGCTTTCTGTTCCCGCAGTTTCCAAAATTGAAACTGGTATGACTGATATTAATATGAGCAGACTGATGCAGATCGCTGAAATATTTGAGGTCACCCTGATGGAACTTCTTTCCACAGATGAACAATATATGCCTTCAGCAGAATACCAGGAAGCAGGGGCAATCAGGGCAAAACTCATGCTGAGAGAAGATGAAATTACGCAACTGCAAAAAAAACTGATTGATCTTTATGAGGTTTGCAGGAAAGACCTGTTGTAA
- a CDS encoding Gfo/Idh/MocA family protein — MNRREFVTSTTLTAAALTILPEKSLFANYAGEKVKIAMMGVGLRGQNHLALLLKREDVEVVAICDVDSRMLDMAKAMITKSGKPMPKIFTGDNNAWKKMLQLKDLKSVLIATPWEWHKPMIIGSLEAGIKYVATEVILGITLQDHWDVVHAAEKHEAHVMMLENVCYRRDVLAVLNMVRQGVFGEILHLQGGYQHDLREVKFNDGIKPYGGGVEFNEKGFSEARWRTNHSVHRNGELYPTHGIGPVAQCININRGNKFLKLNSFATKSRGLHKYVVDKGGESHPNAKVNFRLGDIVTTTIDCANGETIILQHDTNSPRPYSLGFRVQGTNGLWMDINESVYVEGVSKPHQWDSAKEWLEKYDHPLWKKYGDDAKGAGHGGMDFFVLHAFIESVKRGIPTPLDVYDAAAWSAITPLSEQSIELGNETIDFPDFTGGQWMTRKPVFALNDDY; from the coding sequence ATGAACAGACGAGAATTTGTAACCTCAACAACGCTTACTGCTGCTGCACTAACGATCCTGCCGGAAAAATCACTTTTTGCCAATTATGCAGGAGAGAAAGTTAAAATTGCAATGATGGGCGTCGGTCTGCGCGGGCAAAATCACCTTGCTTTACTTTTAAAAAGGGAAGACGTTGAAGTAGTTGCTATCTGTGATGTGGATTCAAGAATGCTGGACATGGCCAAAGCGATGATTACCAAAAGCGGAAAGCCAATGCCTAAGATCTTCACCGGTGATAACAATGCCTGGAAAAAAATGCTTCAGCTAAAGGATTTGAAAAGCGTGTTAATTGCTACCCCATGGGAGTGGCATAAACCAATGATTATCGGATCTCTTGAAGCGGGTATAAAATATGTAGCGACCGAAGTGATCCTGGGGATTACCCTGCAAGATCACTGGGACGTTGTGCATGCTGCCGAAAAACATGAGGCACATGTAATGATGCTGGAAAATGTTTGTTACAGAAGAGACGTACTTGCGGTTTTAAACATGGTCAGACAAGGTGTTTTTGGAGAAATCCTTCACTTGCAAGGTGGTTATCAGCATGATTTGAGAGAGGTGAAATTTAATGACGGGATTAAACCTTATGGCGGTGGCGTAGAGTTTAATGAAAAGGGCTTCTCAGAAGCCAGGTGGAGAACAAATCACTCTGTACATCGCAATGGCGAGTTATATCCAACACATGGTATCGGCCCGGTTGCACAGTGTATCAATATCAACAGAGGAAATAAATTCCTTAAATTAAACTCCTTTGCTACGAAATCCAGAGGTCTGCATAAATATGTAGTGGACAAGGGCGGAGAGAGCCACCCGAATGCAAAAGTCAATTTCAGACTGGGTGATATTGTCACAACCACAATTGACTGTGCAAATGGAGAGACGATCATTCTTCAGCACGACACGAATTCTCCAAGACCATATTCTTTAGGTTTCCGCGTACAGGGAACCAATGGCTTATGGATGGACATTAACGAAAGTGTATATGTAGAAGGTGTAAGCAAGCCACATCAGTGGGACAGTGCAAAAGAGTGGTTAGAGAAATATGATCACCCACTTTGGAAAAAATACGGTGATGATGCAAAAGGAGCAGGTCATGGTGGAATGGATTTCTTTGTTTTACATGCCTTTATTGAATCTGTGAAACGTGGAATACCTACACCACTGGATGTTTATGATGCAGCAGCATGGAGTGCAATTACGCCTTTAAGTGAGCAGTCTATAGAACTAGGTAATGAAACTATCGATTTCCCTGATTTTACCGGAGGGCAATGGATGACAAGAAAACCAGTTTTCGCTTTAAATGACGATTACTAA
- a CDS encoding c-type cytochrome translates to MSKTNLDETEKILVHNARSAVVIALLFIVCSSILLSVFLGNNQAPEHSSVAQQLAGAQKDPEKTSAAAVANPVSAQFWKAPDENTIPAGKAGEMIRYGKDLIVNTAKYFGPGGSVAAITNGMNCQNCHLQGGTKIFANNYAVFFSSYPKKSNRSGRVVPASNRIAECFERSLAGKVPDPSGKEVQAILAYLKWVGAAKKTQVFGAGYQRIKYLDRAADPLKGKVLYTSKCASCHGQHGEGVLAAGNQSYTYPPLWGEHSYNDAAGMHRLSNFAGFVKNNMPFGVTYQNPQLTDEESWDLAAFVNSQPRKHKDQHQDYPDLATKPIDSPFGPYGDQFAMEQHKYGPFKPIADYYKSNKK, encoded by the coding sequence ATGTCAAAAACTAACCTGGATGAAACCGAAAAAATATTGGTGCATAATGCGCGCTCCGCTGTAGTAATTGCCTTACTTTTTATAGTTTGCAGTTCAATTTTGCTCAGTGTATTTTTAGGGAATAATCAGGCGCCGGAGCATTCATCAGTAGCGCAGCAATTGGCAGGGGCGCAGAAGGATCCTGAAAAAACATCAGCTGCTGCGGTAGCGAATCCTGTTTCAGCTCAATTCTGGAAAGCTCCTGACGAAAACACAATCCCGGCAGGTAAGGCAGGAGAAATGATCAGGTACGGAAAAGACCTCATCGTGAATACAGCTAAATACTTTGGCCCGGGTGGTTCTGTTGCCGCAATTACCAATGGTATGAATTGTCAGAACTGTCATTTGCAGGGTGGAACAAAGATATTTGCGAATAACTATGCGGTCTTTTTTAGTAGTTATCCTAAAAAAAGTAACCGTTCAGGCCGGGTTGTTCCTGCTTCAAACCGGATTGCTGAATGTTTTGAACGAAGTTTGGCTGGAAAAGTCCCTGACCCTTCCGGCAAAGAAGTACAGGCTATACTTGCCTATTTAAAATGGGTTGGGGCGGCGAAGAAAACGCAGGTTTTCGGTGCTGGTTACCAACGGATCAAATATCTGGACAGAGCTGCTGATCCATTGAAAGGCAAGGTTTTATATACATCAAAATGTGCTTCCTGTCATGGACAGCATGGTGAAGGCGTACTGGCAGCCGGCAATCAATCCTATACCTATCCGCCATTGTGGGGAGAACACAGTTATAATGATGCGGCGGGAATGCACAGGCTAAGTAATTTCGCAGGTTTTGTAAAGAACAATATGCCTTTTGGAGTAACTTACCAAAACCCGCAATTAACTGATGAAGAATCCTGGGATCTGGCTGCTTTTGTAAACTCCCAACCCCGGAAGCATAAAGATCAACATCAGGATTACCCTGATTTAGCGACAAAACCAATCGATTCCCCATTTGGGCCATACGGGGATCAATTTGCAATGGAACAACATAAATACGGCCCTTTTAAACCTATAGCTGATTATTATAAATCCAATAAAAAATAA
- a CDS encoding voltage-gated chloride channel family protein — translation MKTLNHLFRWTLLILPVAITIGTVVAFFLWLLSAVIHLRFEYKWLLFLLPVAGVVIHLIYQSVGKSSERGNNLIMDEIHEPGGGVPWPMAPVILITTIITHLFGGSAGREGTAVQIGGSIAAIFGKWFKLNEQDTKMVLTAGIAAGFGAVFGTPLTGAIFALEVLTLRRIKYDALFPALIASVIADLTVAAWQVHHTAYHIAVIPKTAYFLSDYLPIDLFLVSKVIAASIAFGLASYLFSFAIHGVKKVFSRVFTISWFIPIAGGLIIIGLTFLLGKPDYLSLGVDAEYPGAITIPSAFTQGGADTWSWLWKTVYTTLTLGTGFKGGEVTPLFYIGATLGNTMSGLLHAPVSLFAALGFIAVFAGATNTPLACTMMGIELFGSEYTLFFAVACFTAYLFSGHAGIYSAQRTAVPKILDDSHSIQSANRLKNNYLAQKMSRYKIRLRQK, via the coding sequence ATGAAAACTTTAAACCATCTGTTCCGCTGGACACTTTTAATTCTTCCTGTTGCAATTACTATTGGAACTGTCGTTGCTTTTTTTCTCTGGTTACTCTCTGCTGTTATACATTTACGATTTGAGTACAAATGGCTGCTGTTTTTATTGCCGGTAGCAGGGGTAGTGATCCATTTAATTTATCAGTCTGTGGGTAAATCTTCTGAAAGAGGAAATAACCTGATTATGGATGAAATCCATGAACCCGGTGGTGGCGTACCCTGGCCTATGGCCCCGGTCATTCTGATCACAACTATCATCACCCATCTTTTTGGAGGTTCGGCTGGCAGAGAAGGTACAGCTGTACAAATTGGAGGAAGTATTGCCGCAATTTTTGGGAAATGGTTTAAATTAAATGAGCAGGATACCAAAATGGTGTTAACTGCCGGGATTGCTGCCGGGTTTGGAGCAGTCTTTGGAACCCCGCTGACCGGGGCAATTTTTGCTTTGGAAGTGCTGACTTTAAGAAGAATTAAATATGATGCCCTGTTTCCGGCTTTGATAGCCAGTGTGATTGCTGATCTTACCGTTGCTGCCTGGCAAGTTCACCATACCGCTTACCATATTGCTGTTATACCTAAAACCGCTTACTTTTTATCGGATTATCTGCCAATTGATCTTTTCCTGGTGAGTAAAGTCATTGCAGCATCGATTGCATTTGGACTGGCCAGTTACTTGTTCTCTTTTGCTATTCACGGAGTTAAGAAGGTCTTTTCCAGGGTTTTTACCATAAGCTGGTTTATTCCGATAGCGGGTGGACTTATCATTATTGGCCTGACTTTCCTGCTTGGCAAACCTGATTACTTAAGTTTGGGTGTCGATGCCGAATATCCGGGAGCAATCACTATTCCGTCTGCATTTACTCAGGGTGGCGCTGATACCTGGAGCTGGCTCTGGAAAACAGTTTATACCACTTTGACTTTGGGTACTGGATTTAAAGGGGGAGAGGTTACACCTTTATTTTATATCGGTGCAACACTGGGGAATACAATGTCCGGATTGCTGCATGCTCCGGTAAGTTTATTTGCAGCCCTTGGCTTTATCGCAGTTTTTGCAGGAGCCACCAATACGCCACTAGCCTGTACAATGATGGGAATTGAATTATTTGGCAGCGAGTATACCTTGTTTTTTGCGGTCGCTTGTTTTACTGCTTATCTCTTTAGCGGTCATGCTGGTATTTACAGTGCACAAAGAACTGCTGTTCCAAAAATACTGGATGATTCCCATTCCATTCAATCCGCAAACAGGCTGAAAAATAATTATTTAGCTCAGAAAATGTCGAGGTATAAAATCCGTTTAAGACAAAAGTAA
- a CDS encoding DsrE family protein has protein sequence MNTKIIICSLLLMVAGVTTSFAQTKPQDFTGAKATLKNYKALYILNSGDEKKMTGTLRNMKNALDDPRLKGKLELELIVFGDGVAVYDKNGIFEKTLKELQARGVLLAQCENTLRERHIDKSTLFDFISFVPSGNGEIIIREQQGWAVVHP, from the coding sequence ATGAACACAAAGATTATTATTTGCAGCCTGCTTTTGATGGTGGCTGGGGTGACTACAAGTTTTGCGCAAACAAAACCACAAGATTTTACCGGGGCTAAGGCTACTTTGAAAAATTATAAAGCGCTGTATATTTTGAATAGCGGAGACGAGAAGAAAATGACCGGTACACTTAGAAATATGAAGAACGCATTGGACGATCCGCGTCTTAAAGGGAAATTAGAGTTAGAACTGATTGTTTTTGGAGATGGAGTAGCAGTATACGATAAGAATGGGATATTTGAGAAAACCTTAAAAGAGCTGCAAGCCAGAGGGGTATTACTCGCGCAATGTGAAAATACGCTCAGAGAAAGACATATTGATAAAAGTACACTGTTTGATTTTATCAGTTTTGTACCCAGTGGTAATGGGGAAATCATTATCCGTGAACAACAGGGCTGGGCAGTTGTACACCCATAA
- a CDS encoding molybdate ABC transporter substrate-binding protein, translated as MMKILNLRFLILVAIIQVSALMLFSDNAAAQAYRFDPPWNTPPESEVQFTVPGVDNVPDLFGDINDPQLVVFFAGNQFMVIDELIAAFKTAHPQYQRVFAETLPPGILAKQIATGSIVIGNLRITLKPDVYTAGKNRIDQTPEWFSKTALYARNKLAIMVQKGNPKNVKGLKDLGQKELRISMPNPDFEGIGKRIEEAYVKAGGAQLKTTVMETKLKAQTTYLTQIHHRQSPMRILYNQSDAAPLWYSEAHYQKMIGHPVEMIEISEQENIHAQYIAGQLKNAPHPAAANDFMDFLVSAEANAIYKKFGFDLP; from the coding sequence ATGATGAAGATTTTAAACCTAAGATTTTTAATACTGGTGGCTATTATACAGGTTTCAGCCCTGATGCTATTTTCAGATAATGCTGCTGCACAAGCATACCGTTTTGACCCGCCATGGAATACGCCTCCCGAAAGCGAAGTCCAGTTCACTGTTCCCGGTGTCGATAATGTACCCGATTTGTTTGGTGATATCAATGATCCACAGCTTGTTGTTTTCTTTGCCGGGAACCAGTTTATGGTGATTGACGAGCTCATTGCTGCTTTTAAAACAGCACATCCTCAATATCAGCGTGTATTTGCAGAAACACTTCCTCCGGGAATCCTGGCTAAGCAGATCGCTACAGGAAGTATCGTAATCGGAAACCTGCGGATTACGCTAAAACCTGATGTCTATACTGCCGGGAAAAACAGGATTGATCAGACGCCGGAATGGTTTAGTAAAACTGCTTTATATGCAAGAAACAAACTGGCTATTATGGTGCAAAAAGGGAATCCTAAAAACGTGAAAGGGCTTAAGGATTTAGGCCAGAAAGAGTTACGGATCAGTATGCCTAATCCTGACTTTGAAGGTATAGGAAAACGAATAGAGGAAGCTTATGTTAAAGCAGGGGGGGCACAGCTGAAAACTACGGTGATGGAAACTAAATTGAAAGCTCAAACTACTTATCTGACTCAAATTCATCATCGCCAGTCTCCGATGCGTATTTTATATAATCAAAGTGATGCAGCACCGCTTTGGTATAGTGAGGCCCATTATCAGAAAATGATAGGTCACCCGGTGGAGATGATTGAAATTTCTGAGCAGGAAAATATTCATGCACAATACATTGCAGGACAATTAAAGAATGCCCCTCATCCGGCTGCGGCCAACGATTTTATGGACTTTCTGGTCAGTGCAGAAGCGAATGCTATCTATAAGAAATTTGGATTTGATTTACCTTAA
- a CDS encoding FecR family protein codes for MAVAQAKLKFLFDQYMNGSASEKQEQEFMGIVNSEQQKEALLDLMDRYLESETFSQGLSATQKTSILEVVFHPVVTRKVFPLWTKIVAAAMLLILLSIGTYFIKNQGKAVTYSQYTGELAPGGNKATLTLADGTKLSLTDAANGKVAEQAGVNIRKTAAGQLLYELKETAISKLQTKAGPLYNTISTPAGGQYQVILPDGTKVWLNAESSLKYPSSFAGLKQRRVELKGEAYFEVSKLNVQAKHIPFIVASRNQEVEVLGTHFNINSYENEGVSATTLLEGLVKVSRPAVFEQIISPGEQALAGQDIQVIQVDPLNAIAWKNGLFKFEKANIYTIMKQFSRWYNVDVAYEGKIPDNKFTGEVYRNMDASKALRILSYAKINFRVEIPDQAYARKKIIITSN; via the coding sequence ATGGCAGTTGCGCAAGCAAAATTAAAATTCTTATTCGATCAGTACATGAACGGCTCCGCTTCTGAAAAACAGGAGCAGGAGTTTATGGGTATAGTCAATAGTGAGCAGCAGAAAGAAGCCCTGCTTGATTTAATGGACCGTTACCTGGAAAGTGAAACTTTTTCACAGGGACTTTCCGCAACACAGAAAACCAGCATTCTCGAAGTCGTTTTTCACCCTGTTGTCACCAGGAAAGTATTTCCTTTATGGACAAAAATAGTGGCTGCTGCCATGCTCCTGATTCTGCTGTCAATTGGTACTTATTTCATTAAAAATCAGGGTAAAGCAGTTACCTATAGTCAATATACCGGGGAATTGGCTCCTGGAGGTAACAAAGCCACGCTAACCTTAGCTGATGGCACAAAATTATCACTGACGGATGCTGCAAACGGAAAGGTTGCTGAACAGGCCGGTGTGAATATCCGCAAAACCGCAGCCGGACAATTGTTATATGAACTCAAAGAAACCGCAATATCCAAACTGCAAACCAAAGCAGGCCCGCTTTACAACACTATTTCTACGCCCGCAGGTGGTCAGTACCAGGTCATTTTGCCCGATGGAACAAAGGTCTGGCTAAATGCCGAATCTTCTTTAAAATACCCGTCATCTTTTGCTGGTTTAAAGCAGCGCAGAGTAGAATTGAAAGGAGAGGCTTATTTTGAAGTCAGTAAATTAAACGTTCAGGCTAAACATATTCCATTTATTGTGGCCAGCAGAAATCAGGAAGTAGAAGTGCTGGGGACTCATTTTAATATCAATAGCTATGAAAATGAAGGTGTCAGCGCAACCACTTTATTAGAAGGCCTGGTCAAAGTAAGCCGCCCGGCTGTATTTGAACAAATCATTTCTCCTGGCGAGCAGGCTTTAGCCGGGCAGGATATCCAGGTAATCCAGGTTGATCCGCTAAATGCTATAGCCTGGAAAAACGGACTTTTTAAATTTGAGAAAGCAAATATCTATACCATCATGAAACAGTTTTCCAGGTGGTATAATGTAGATGTCGCTTACGAAGGTAAAATCCCTGATAATAAATTTACAGGCGAAGTTTACCGGAATATGGACGCCTCCAAAGCATTGCGGATTCTGAGCTATGCAAAAATAAATTTCAGAGTAGAAATCCCTGATCAGGCTTACGCCAGAAAAAAAATAATAATCACCTCTAATTAG
- a CDS encoding RNA polymerase sigma factor produces the protein MYTERPYKNVLESELLVQVAAGDQKAFAELFERYQALVYDFSSRLTRSKIQAEEIVQNVFIRIWLKRAHLVNVENFGAYLNRATRNHSYTALKKIAAQTLREVELTGQVITGGTDAEHLLLYNDSAKILKTAVDSLPPQRKLVYELCHEQGLKYEEAAAKLNISPGTVHTHMKLALKAIREHFKYMDALLIVLMLMKK, from the coding sequence ATGTACACAGAAAGACCATACAAAAATGTATTGGAAAGTGAACTGTTAGTTCAGGTTGCCGCCGGAGATCAGAAAGCTTTCGCAGAATTATTTGAACGTTACCAGGCGCTGGTCTATGATTTTTCCAGCAGGCTCACCCGTTCAAAAATTCAGGCAGAAGAGATTGTCCAGAATGTATTTATCAGGATCTGGCTCAAAAGGGCACACCTGGTTAATGTTGAAAACTTTGGTGCTTACCTGAACCGTGCAACCAGAAATCATAGTTATACCGCTCTTAAGAAAATAGCAGCACAGACCCTGCGCGAAGTAGAACTTACCGGGCAGGTGATTACCGGGGGCACTGATGCTGAACACTTACTCTTATATAACGATTCGGCTAAAATATTAAAAACTGCCGTTGATTCACTTCCACCACAGCGTAAATTAGTCTATGAATTATGCCATGAACAAGGACTTAAATACGAAGAGGCTGCCGCAAAACTAAATATATCTCCAGGCACTGTTCATACCCATATGAAATTGGCACTCAAAGCTATCAGGGAACATTTTAAGTATATGGACGCCCTGTTGATCGTCCTGATGCTGATGAAAAAATAA
- a CDS encoding PAS domain S-box protein, producing the protein MKLSLNKSLLSRMAYLYQFMRKRTVLIVLIYLVLGGVWLIMGARWIDNINELSPGEDFSWLYTYKNIFFLFVSAAILFLLIEMYRASLTTVEKNYKQLFEGSPAVIYVFDKTNFQFLKVNNVMIRKYGYTEKELMEMTVMDIRPLEESSRLNDYLSTKHDEGSETGIWLHQKKNGMLFHQLISHHSTVYEGKPAYTVIAIDVEQHIKAEEKIKELLNTYETVTSVTNDVIWEYCPYTDRMQWMNGFSEIFGYTADAREDSGEWVLDKIHPEDKNRLVSSMELAFKQLSNSWRCEYRFLCADGIYKEVSNQAFILLDGQGKTEKMVGALRDITVRKDYEKRLLHKNSMLKEIAWNNSHEIRRPLSNILGLTKLLNTDPDIPQAQAELLQLLEKSAVELDEIIIKINDSLQDLNPES; encoded by the coding sequence ATGAAACTTAGTTTAAACAAATCGCTTTTAAGCAGAATGGCTTACCTTTATCAGTTCATGCGTAAACGTACAGTTCTTATAGTTCTGATTTATCTGGTTCTGGGAGGGGTCTGGCTGATTATGGGAGCCAGATGGATAGACAATATAAACGAGCTTTCTCCCGGCGAGGACTTCAGCTGGCTGTATACTTATAAAAATATCTTTTTCCTGTTTGTTTCCGCAGCCATCTTATTTCTGCTGATAGAAATGTACCGCGCCAGTCTGACTACCGTAGAAAAAAATTATAAGCAGCTTTTTGAAGGTTCACCAGCGGTCATTTATGTGTTCGACAAGACCAATTTTCAGTTTTTGAAAGTAAATAATGTGATGATCCGTAAATATGGATACACCGAAAAGGAGTTAATGGAAATGACAGTTATGGACATCAGGCCTCTGGAAGAAAGTTCCAGGCTCAACGATTACCTGTCAACGAAACATGATGAAGGGTCTGAAACTGGTATATGGCTGCACCAGAAAAAAAACGGAATGCTGTTTCATCAGCTAATTTCACACCATAGTACTGTTTATGAGGGTAAACCGGCTTATACAGTGATTGCTATAGATGTGGAGCAGCATATCAAAGCAGAAGAAAAAATTAAGGAATTATTAAACACCTACGAAACAGTAACCAGTGTAACCAATGATGTGATCTGGGAGTATTGTCCTTATACGGATCGTATGCAGTGGATGAATGGTTTTTCAGAAATCTTTGGATATACGGCTGATGCCCGGGAGGATTCCGGGGAGTGGGTACTGGATAAAATACATCCTGAAGATAAAAACCGCTTAGTTAGTTCTATGGAACTGGCCTTTAAGCAATTAAGCAATTCCTGGCGCTGTGAGTACCGGTTTTTATGTGCGGATGGCATTTACAAAGAGGTTTCCAACCAGGCTTTTATCCTGCTGGACGGGCAGGGGAAGACAGAAAAGATGGTAGGCGCTTTAAGGGATATTACAGTCAGAAAAGACTATGAGAAACGCTTATTGCATAAAAATAGCATGTTAAAAGAAATCGCCTGGAATAACTCCCATGAAATTCGCCGCCCATTAAGTAATATACTGGGTTTGACTAAGCTGCTGAATACTGATCCGGACATCCCGCAAGCGCAGGCAGAACTATTGCAGCTGCTGGAAAAATCTGCGGTTGAACTCGATGAGATTATTATTAAAATAAATGATTCGTTGCAGGATCTTAATCCCGAAAGCTAG
- a CDS encoding sigma-70 family RNA polymerase sigma factor, which produces MSIAESKEIPQAEPHVLTPHHWVENHADYLFNYAITRISEEEQARDLVQETFLAALERIDRFEGRSSERTWLTAILKNKVIDVYRKKSSGLGKNTSSLDTEQQDQDFFDPYDGHWNKAHRPEAFGIETNDPLMNKELKSILQMCMQKLPALWLSVFTMKHMDDEPADLICEALKVTPSNFWVIIHRAKLNLRACLQKNWI; this is translated from the coding sequence ATGTCTATAGCTGAAAGCAAAGAAATACCACAGGCAGAACCGCATGTTCTTACCCCGCATCATTGGGTAGAAAATCATGCAGATTATCTGTTTAACTATGCAATTACCCGGATTAGTGAAGAAGAGCAAGCCCGGGATCTTGTTCAGGAAACATTTTTAGCCGCGCTTGAGCGTATTGACAGGTTTGAAGGAAGGAGTTCTGAGCGAACCTGGCTTACTGCTATATTAAAGAATAAGGTGATCGATGTTTATCGTAAAAAATCATCAGGGTTAGGGAAAAACACTAGTAGTTTAGACACAGAACAACAGGATCAGGATTTTTTCGATCCCTATGATGGACATTGGAATAAAGCACACCGCCCAGAAGCATTTGGCATAGAAACCAATGATCCTTTAATGAATAAGGAGCTGAAATCTATTTTACAAATGTGCATGCAGAAACTTCCTGCATTATGGTTATCGGTATTCACCATGAAACATATGGATGATGAGCCTGCTGATTTGATTTGTGAGGCGCTGAAAGTCACACCCTCAAATTTCTGGGTGATTATTCACCGCGCTAAACTTAACCTGAGAGCTTGTCTCCAGAAAAATTGGATTTAA